Proteins encoded within one genomic window of Camelina sativa cultivar DH55 chromosome 19, Cs, whole genome shotgun sequence:
- the LOC104766415 gene encoding chromatin modification-related protein EAF1 B isoform X3: MHGNVSGYLLVNAEVDSMGGVIDSGGGIGVKTSPRRTAIEKAQAELRQEYYVREERRRELEFLEKGGNPLDFKFGIATSQSVQSTSLTDQQAEHFVNSEVKDSFALTASPHGDSVESSGRPGVPTNSEPNTADNLLLFDSENKSVEGERNLRYPNRQNRTSESERSSKANTNQNTKETEDSAIFRPYARRNRSKINRDPSRSSSTDLVQNRGGLATSISIRRGSVEGKGCIPEAANQKDRHTTSVSCPIFANSNGNIVPKNIVPSNSLNTKVDGEPVVRESTAGSKTSLLKDEADITYRKSSAYLSVGESGLAVEKAQLVSTGTEIGSPKAVTIAGEENNSTQLNGLRDSTGEEESLTNRGAAGTKGLESESSLANNIEVDVGNGRDLYKVDKLDSDEISMQKAVRVEGLLSQTVDEMTKTNIENETGRPTTIIDECSPEKLVKIENQNHRSTAEMQNEEKGSETEKRLQDGLIVPDNERKIGSLLPENPSSSLYSEIPQASVDTSSCAVGDNLLSGTDIEESKHQPSSDAVVFDTVKEDSILEEARIIQAKRKRITELSCGTAPVEVREKSQWDFVLEEMAWLANDFAQERLWKLTAAAQICHRVALTCHLRFEERNQHRELKKIASILSNAILQFWSSVEVPGELEETSMEIVKETCQESNYVNGRICLAAGVKEYASRFLKYNNSSIPYHSAAPSTPDNMCDPEILDISMVDQLTEASLFYSVPSGAMEVYHKSIESHLTRCEKSGSSMQEEVDTSAYDAAGGYNVTAFDEDEGETSTYYLPKAFESNKSFNTSHKKRKNLMKSHSARSYDLGDDLPYVNYTDGSNSSSLMAKRPASNNNIGSVPTRRVRTASRQRIASPFGCATAGNLSVPSKTDASSGDTSSFQDEQSSLHGGSAVQKGTEVESSGNFEKQFPYDMAETSGKPKKKKKTHQGSAYDQTWHLDPSVHVEQKDHWKKRPENHFDMNGMYGPHSAKKQKTTKQLIENNFDIAIPHTGSIPSPAASQMSNMSNPNKSIKFIGGRDRGRKIKGLKISPGQHGSGNPWSLFEDQALVVLVHDMGPNWELISDAMNSTLKIKCIYRNPTECKERHKILMDKNVGDGADSAEDSGNSQSYPSTLPGIPKGSARQLFQRLQGPMEEDTLKSHFEKICLIGKKLHYKKTQNDGRDPKQIVPVHNSQVMALSQVFPNNLNGGVLTPLDVCDASTSGQDVFSLENPGLPMLNQGTPVLPTSGAHPSTPGSSGVVLSNNLPTTSGLQSASVRDGRFNVPRGSLPLDEQHRLQQFNQMLSGRNLQQPSLSTPGAVSGADRGHRMVPGGNAMGASGMNRSTPMSRPGFQGMGSSAMPNTGSMLSSGMVGIPNTGNIHSGGGASPGNSMLRPREAVQHMMRMQGAQGTSPGIPAFGALSSGFTNQTTPVQAYPGHLSQQHQMSPQSHVLGNSHHPHLQSPSQATGAQQEAFAIRQRQIHQRFLQQQQQQQFPTSGTMMPHVQQPQGSSVSSSPQNSPQTQPPVSPQPLSIPPVSTSPNINALAQQNPQKSQLPLHGLGRSPQSGASGVNNQAGKQRQRQLQQQSARQHPHQRQPTQGQQQSKQLKGMGRGNMIHQNITVDQSHLNGLTMAPGNQATEKGEPAVAVRPDQQSNAGTTTSTHLPSKPFVPPLSSNHSQQLPKAFPGTSSPSQQQMQLHSENSIQSQSSPATPCNTLSTSSPSVTPSNHQHLLLHQKQRNQVQSTAQRVIHHNHLGNSELSKKSQAERMPRVPQSVTNTTQTTSMGTTKGMPPASHDSKNVKAVGSTAVPALESPSSAASVQSTASKVVNSSNTDSAGNDPVTTTNQGLAQKHVSGGLLSHGIKAVTQKQQSLPSEEKRPRLSEKLSVQNQKHLASEQQQQPQLEESQEVSSSKPPDTKVE, translated from the exons ATGCATGGAAACGTTTCAGGATATCTTCTAGTAAATGCTGAGGTTGATTCCATGGGAGGAGTTATTGATAGTGGAGGTGGTATTGGTGTTAAAACATCTCCGCGCCGAACAGCAATTGAGAAGGCTCAAGCGGAGCTAAG GCAAGAGTATTATGTCCGTGAGGAAAGGAGGAGAGAATTGGAGTTTCTGGAGAAA GGCGGTAATCCCTTGGATTTTAAGTTTGGCATTGCAACTTCACAAAGCGTCCAATCTACATCACTCACAGATCAGCAAGCAGAGCATTTTGTAAACAG TGAAGTCAAGGATAGTTTTGCCCTGACTGCCTCACCACATGGAGACTCTGTGGAGAGTAGCGGTAGACCTGGAGTTCCTACAAATTCTGAACCCAATACAGCAGATAATCTCTTACTGTTTGATTCTGAAAACAAGTCAGTTGAAGGAGAAAGAAATTTGAGATATCCTAATAGGCAAAACAGAACTTCTGAGTCAGAACGATCCTCCAAAGCAAATACCAACCAGAATAccaaagaaacagaagattctgCCATCTTTCGCCCGTATGCTCGAAGGAACAGATCAAAGATTAATCGGGATCCATCTCGGTCAAGCTCTACGGATTTAGTTCAGAATCGTGGTGGTCTTGCAACGTCTATATCTATTCGCAGAGGATCAGTGGAAGGAAAGGGTTGCATTCCCGAAGCAGCGAATCAAAAGGATAGGCATACAACTTCCGTATCTTGTCCAATATTTGCAAATTCAAATGGTAATATCGTTCCAAAAAATATAGTTCCCAGCAATTCGCTGAATACTAAGGTGGATGGTGAACCTGTTGTACGAGAGAGTACTGCTGGATCTAAGACTAGCCTATTGAAAGATGAAGCCGACATTACATATAGAAAAAGCTCTGCATATTTGTCAGTTGGAGAGTCTGGCCTTGCTGTGGAAAAG GCACAACTAGTTTCGACTGGTACAGAGATTGGTTCTCCCAAAGCTGTAACAATAGCTGGTGAGGAAAATAATTCCACCCAACTGAATGGCCTAAGAGATTCCACGGGAGAGGAAGAAAGCTTAACAAATAGAGGAGCTGCAGGGACTAAAGGGTTAGAGTCAGAGTCTTCTCTTGCTAACAACATAGAAGTAGATGTAGGTAATGGAAGGGATCTTTATAAAGTGGACAAACTTGACTCGGATGAAATCTCTATGCAGAAGGCTGTAAGAGTAGAGGGGTTGCTGAGTCAAACAGTTGATGAAATGACGAAAACTAATATTGAGAATGAGACAGGTCGACCTACTACCATTATTGATGAGTGCAGTCCTGAGAAATTGgttaaaattgaaaatcaaaatcacagAAGTACAGCTGAGATGCAAAATGAAGAGAAAGGTTCCGAGACTGAGAAAAGGCTTCAAGATGGGTTGATTGTACCCGATAATGAAAGGAAAATTGGTAGTCTTTTACCTGAAAATCCTAGCAGCTCGTTGTACTCTGAAATTCCTCAGGCATCTGTAGACACAAGTTCCTGCGCAGTTGGCGATAATTTATTGTCAGGAACTGACATTGAAGAATCAAAACATCAGCCGAGCTCAGATGCAGTAGTGTTTGATACTGTGAAGGAGGACTCCATCCTTGAGGAGGCACGGATTATAcag gcaaagagaaaaagaattaCCGAGTTATCTTGTGGTACTGCACCAGTGGAGGTCCGTGAGAAGTCTCAATGGGATTTTGTCCTCGAAGAAATGGCATGGCTGGCAAATGATTTTGCGCAG gAGCGCCTTTGGAAGCTGACTGCTGCCGCACAAATTTGCCATCGAGTTGCTTTGACTTGTCACTTGAGATTTGAGGAACGAAATCAGCACAGAGAGCTGAAAAAAATAGCTTCAATCCTATCTAATGCTATCTTGCAATTCTGGAGTTCGGTGGAGGTTCCTGGGGAACTGGAGGAGACAAGCATGGAAATTGTTAAG GAGACTTGCCAAGAATCTAATTATGTGAATGGCAGAATATGTTTAGCTGCGGGTGTCAAGGAGTATGCAAGTAGATTTTTGAAGTATAACAACTCTTCCATCCCCTATCATTCAGCTGCACCGTCAACACCTGACAATATGTGCGACCCAGAGATATTGGACATATCTATGGTTGATCAGCTTACAGAA GCAAGCCTCTTTTATTCAGTTCCATCTGGTGCAATGGAGGTATACCATAAGTCCATTGAGTCGCATCTTACACGTTGTGAG AAGTCCGGAAGTAGCATGCAGGAGGAGGTTGATACATCGGCTTATGATGCTGCTGGAG GATATAATGTTACTGCTTTCGATGAGGATGAAGGAGAAACAAGTACCTATTATCTTCCGAAAGCTTTCGAATCGAACAAATCATTTAATACAAGccacaaaaaaaggaagaatctgATGAAGTCTCATTCTGCCCGGTCATATGATCTTGGAGATGATTTACCATACGTCAACTACACAGATGGGTCTAACTCATCAAGCTTGATGGCAAAAAGGCCTGccagtaataataatattggcTCAGTTCCGACGAGGCGAGTGCGCACTGCTTCCAGGCAGAGGATTGCGAGTCCTTTTGGCTGTGCTACTGCTGGGAATTTATCAGTGCCCTCGAAGACAGATGCGTCTAGTGGGGATACTAGTTCTTTCCAGGATGAGCAAAGTAGTTTACATGGTGGATCGGCAGTCCAAAAAGGCACAGAGGTTGAATCAAGTGGTAATTTTGAAAAGCAGTTCCCTTATGACATGGCTGAAACCTCaggaaaacctaaaaagaagaagaagactcatcaG GGATCCGCATATGACCAAACCTGGCATCTCGATCCGTCAGTCCATGTTGAACAG AAGGACCACTGGAAGAAGCGACCAGAGAATCATTTCGATATGAATG GTATGTATGGTCCTCATAgtgcaaagaagcaaaagacCACCAAGCAATTGATAgagaataattttgatattgCTATTCCTCACACTGGATCTATTCCATCTCCGGCGGCTTCCCAAATGAGCAATATGTCCAACCCCAACAAATCTATCAAATTTATTGGAGGTCGTGATAGGGGCAGAAAAATAAAAGGCCTCAAG ATTTCTCCTGGCCAGCATGGTTCTGGAAATCCGTGGTCTCTATTTGAAGATCAG GCGCTTGTTGTCCTGGTGCATGATATGGGCCCTAACTGGGAGCTCATTAGTGATGCCATGAACAGCACTCTTAAAATTAAG TGTATATATCGCAATCCAACTGAGTGCAAGGAGCGTCATAAGATTCTGATGGATAAGAATGTTGGTGATGGGGCTGATAGTGCTGAAGATTCAGGGAATTCTCAGTCTTATCCATCTACTTTGCCTGGCATCCCAAAG GGAAGTGCGAGACAGTTGTTTCAACGACTGCAAGGGCCAATGGAGGAAGATACCCTGAAGTCTCAttttgagaagatttgtttGATTGGGAAGAAGTTGCATTATAAAAAGACACAG AATGATGGTCGGGATCCCAAACAAATAGTACCAGTTCACAATTCACAAGTCATGGCTCTTTCTCAAGTATTCCCGAATAATCTGAATGGAGGTGTTCTTAC GCCCCTTGATGTCTGTGATGCATCAACTTCAGGTCAAGATGTATTTTCACTTGAAAATCCAGGTCTTCCAATGTTGAATCAGGGAACGCCAGTGCTCCCTACTTCTGGAGCACATCCATCCACTCCTGGATCATCTGGTGTGGTTCTCAGCAAcaacttgccaaccacatctgGCCTCCAGAGTGCTTCTGTCAG gGATGGTAGATTCAACGTTCCTAGAGGGTCTTTGCCACTTGATGAACAACACCGACTACAACAATTTAACCAGATGTTATCCGGTAGAAACCTGCAGCAACCTTCCTTATCAACTCCTGGAGCTGTCTCAGGAGCCGATCGTGGACATCGCATGGTTCCTGGTGGAAATGCTATGGGTGCAAGTGGAATGAACAGAAGCACACCCATGTCAAGGCCTGGTTTTCAAGGGATGGGCTCCTCAGCAATGCCAAATACTGGTAGTATGCTTTCCTCTGGTATGGTAGGAATTCCAAACACTGGAAATATTCATTCCGGAGGAGGAGCTTCTCCAGGAAACTCCATGCTCAGGCCTCGTGAAGCTGTGCAGCATATGATGCGG ATGCAGGGTGCTCAAGGGACCAGTCCGGGGATCCCAGCTTTCGGTGCTTTGAGTTCTGGATTTACCAACCAGACAACCCCTGTTCAGGCGTACCCAGGCCATCTTTCCCAGCAGCATCAGATGTCACCGCAGTCACATGTGCTTGGCAACTCGCATCATCCTCATCTCCAAAGCCCAAGTCAAGCTACTGGGGCACAGCAGGAAGCATTTGCTATCCGTCAAAGGCAAATACACCAGAGGTTTttgcagcaacagcaacagcaacagttTCCAACATCTGGTACTATGATGCCACATGTACAACAACCTCAGGgctcttctgtttcttcttctccacaaaACAGTCCTCAGACTCAACCACCCGTTTCGCCCCAGCCATTATCGATACCCCCAGTGTCGACCTCTCCTAATATTAATGCTTTGGCACAACAGAACCCTCAAAAATCTCAGTTGCCGCTTCATGGTCTAGGTAGGAGTCCTCAGTCTGGTGCTTCCGGAGTGAACAATCAAGCTGGAAAACAACGGCAGCGACAACTTCAGCAACAGTCTGCGAGACAACATCCACACCAGCGGCAGCCAACACAAGGTCAACAGCAGAGTAAACAATTGAAGGGGATGGGTAGAGGCAACATGATCCATCAGAACATCACTGTTGATCAGTCACACCTGAATGGTCTCACCATGGCCCCAGGAAATCAGGCTACCGAAAAAGGAGAGCCAGCGGTTGCAGTTAGGCCAGATCAGCAGTCTAACGCTGGGACTACTACTAGCACGCATCTGCCATCTAAACCATTTGTTCCTCCCTTGTCTTCAAATCATTCACAGCAACTGCCAAAAGCTTTCCCTGGTACTTCGTCTCCGTCCCAACAACAGATGCAATTACATTCAGAAAATAGCATCCAAAGCCAGAGCTCACCTGCGACCCCATGTAACACCTTATCCACCTCTAGTCCGTCAGTTACACCTTCTAACCATCAGCATTTGTTGCTACACCAAAAGCAGCGTAATCAAGTGCAATCAACAGCTCAGCGAGTTATTCATCATAATCATCTAGGGAACTCTGAGTTATCAAAGAAGTCCCAAGCTGAACGTATGCCACGTGTTCCGCAGTCTGTCACCAATACCACCCAAACTACTAGTATGGGTACGACGAAGGGTATGCCTCCAGCGAGTCATGATTCGAAAAACGTAAAAGCAGTTGGTTCTACTGCGGTGCCTGCTTTGGAATCTCCATCTAGTGCTGCCTCTGTGCAAAGCACAGCTTCTAAAGTAGTAAACAGTTCCAATACAGATTCAGCTGGGAATGATCCAGTAACAACAACGAACCAAGGACTAGCTCAAAAGCATGTATCTGGTGGCTTGCTGAGTCACGGGATAAAGGCTGTGACACAGAAACAACAGTCTCTACCTTCAGAAGAAAAGAGACCGAGGTTGTCAGAGAAGCTGAGTGTACAAAATCAGAAACACCTTGCTTctgagcagcagcagcagcctcAATTAGAAGAATCACAAGAAGTATCATCTTCGAAGCCTCCTGATACAAAAGTGGAATGA